ACTTTTTATGAATGTCAAGTTTTCCGGTTTAGATTTACACCCTTACTTATAGCATTAATAGTGATCTAGTCAAagtttgaccaaaatttaactagaaaatttacttttataaaattaggtagtcacttttcaaaaataccaaataacaaacttttcaaatttatcattattctattaaaatattaattttgatatttttatttattttaattttaattgtaatttgaatatttagactgcatttagatgttaaactgagttgagttgagatgataaaatattgttagaatattatttttttaatattattattattttgagatttgaaaaagttaaattgtttattatattttatgttgaaatttgaaaaaattgtaatgatgaattgagatgaattggaATATGATTGAGATCCAAACGTACCTAACTTAACTTCAAATATCTTTCTCCTTAGTAGAATGATAACCCAACAGTGCTTCCAAAATCAGTAATCAAACAATAGAAGGATATTTgcctttgtttgttttcatagatgagatgagaatagatgaattgaaattaaaattaaaaatcgaataaaatattgttagaatatatttttttaatattatttttgttttggtatttaaaaaagttgaattgtttattttgttttgtatgaaaatttataaaagttataatgattatataagatgaattgagaagaggtgtaaaaataaataaggaattGTAAAAACTCTCTTCCACTCACTTTCAAAACACCGGATCAGAAAACAGTATCTCAAAATCATAGATAGTCATTGGTCATTTTTGTTTcgtaaagaagaaataaatgcCAAACGGTCAGAATCATTAAAGAAAAcctaagaaaaatatataggaGAATCCTCAACCTAGATGAAGAGGAAGCTGCCCAATGTTTGAAAAACCAACAAAGTATTCAAGCTTTACCACTACAAGACACAGAGAGACTATATGTAACAATCGTAATCAAATTTAAAAGTCAaacttcactctctctctctctctctcggaagGAAATGTCAGTCTATCTATCGATTAGATTCTTTCAttgaaaaaaatgcaatatctTTGAGAGATGAGGTGGCTTACCAGGAGGAGGCGATCAGCAGCAATAATGAGAGACATCAACGACATGACTTACCAAGAGGCATTCGGCTACAGCTGTTGGATTGGTCAAAATGGTGGAGCTTCGTGCTTTTGAGAAACTGTCTTTGGCTGGAGTTGTGGAGCTTCGCGTGAGATGAACAGTAGGCAGGAaagagtaatttttttatgcgaAATATAAGATTTGGCTAACAACTTGGGCTGGCCAGTttgactaataaaaataattttgattaaaaacaCTGTAAATATATTGAGTCCATTGTAATAAGTTTTTATGCAACTAATTAATTTAGCTAAGTTGATTTCACTATTAGTATTCTTAGAAATGGGGAAGAGTTCTCTTCTTATTCGCTTTGCTGATTTGGAAGCAATTAAAAATGTGGCTGACAAGAGTTCAGTTGTGCATGGTTggaaaagggggaaaaaaaaaaaatattaaggacCAAGGTTATACTGTAGACTCCTGCCTTTATCAGTGTTGGAGTATAGCTTCACacattgacaatataaaattaaagtcaaagaagaaaaaaatcaaagaagagAATAAGAGATGATTTCTGTTAATTCAGTTATTAAGTTAATATCTCATCTGTTTTGTTTCAATGCAATTCAGTCGATTACACAGATTCATTTTCTCTCATCTGTTTTGTTTCTTCTCCGCTTTCATAAGTTCCAATTGGGTCTGTATCAAGTTCTTGACAACCGACTCAATCGTGTTAACAACTGATGCATTAAATGATGTCGCATGCTTTTTATTTGAATACATTGCACCatgcaaaaaaggaaaaaaacgaCCGTAGCAGTGGTCCGGAgctgtcaaaactcaaaacggGAAAAACaaggaacaaagaaaatataccTCCCAGAGCATAAATTAGTGAAACTCGGCCAACCAAAACGGTAACAATCATGGGGGGCTGAGCTCAACATGGGGCGGTGGCAGAGCTTCGGTTCTCTTCCTCAAATCCGTGCCAGATACCATTGTCTCAATAGAAACCCATTACGTCACGCGCTGTCCTTCCGCGCGTGCACGGTATATTCGTCGTTAGCTGGAAGAATCGGTATTCTTTAGTAAAGCAGTACGGCCAACCAAACTGCTAAAACAGATACCTACCTAGTTCATACCCCGCTTGATCTTGCCACGTTGCCGTCCAAGCCAGCAATTAATCGGACAGTCCGACGTGGAACGATCGAGGCCGTTAACTAACAGTCCTGCCGATCCTCGAAATCCCAGATTTGGAGGGAAAacagaggaaaaggaaaaaataaatagtaattaagaaaaaataaataaaaacatatatatatatatatatatatatacacattaaaATGTAGAGGAAACAATggagaaaatacacaaaataaatagtaagCAAAATATATAGAGAGACAGAGCACAATGGTTTGGTTTTCATAAAGTAACATCACCAGCCAAATCCTCAATCTCTCCGCCCACTTTCGCCGGAGAATGGCGTCACTGATCGGACCTTCCCAGAGGTGAATTACGGGCGAAGGAATCTTAGGGCTTTCCGAAAATAGGTACGCTTTTCCGAATCTTTCTACTGGAGGGTGAGGTTTTTGTTGTTGTCAAACGGATTATAAGCATTCGGATTTCTTCGCTTCAGATCTGGTTCTGTTAGTTTTTTTGGGGGGGAGAGGATTAGGGTTTCAATTGATTTATCCGGTATCAATTCGAAGGAAAATTTTGGGATTTAGGACCTTTTTTTGTGTATTGGATGTAGATGGAAGAGGGACTGAGATCTGGTCGTCCTTCGGGGCTTGTAGTGAAGAACAGAAACTCTTCAGGTTGTTTAATTGTTCGGAAGAAAACTGTGGATGGAGTAGGCGGGGTTGGTTCGGCGAGTTCTAGAAAGGTTTTCGAGTCAAAGAAGGATAATAAGAAGAAGAGGTTGAGGTTGGTTTTGAGCGATTCTGGCTCGAGCGATGAGCTTGTGCCTGTTCCTCGTAGAAGGGTTGGACCCGAAACTGTAAGGGTTTGTAATGGTTTATCTGCTTTTGAAAAGGGTGTTGTAGAAGAGAGTGGAATTGGTAGAAACAAGGGTAGGTTGGAGCATAGTAGGCATTATGAAAAGGGGATGATTGGTAAGAATGGTTTTGATGAGAGCGATGGAAAGAGAGGTAAGTTGGATGTATTTGAGTTTGATGAGTATGATGGGGTTGATGGGGAAAGGATACGGAGGAAACGGTTCAATGGCAGTGGAATCGAAGTTGAGGGAAGAAGGTTTTTGGGACCAATGGACATGGCCCGTAGTGGAAATGATAGGGAATATGAAACCGGGCCAAGTAGACATGGCATTGGCAAGAGAAAGAATTTATACTATGACCGGAATTTGGGAGGTTGTGTCGACAATACTAGAGTTAAGATGAGTAGGGATGGAAATCAGCTTCCTCCATCCTTTTTAGGAGATAAATTAATGAGTCATCCCGATCAACCCATTAGAGTTCAGGGGAAAAATGGTGTTTTGAGGGTGATGGTAAACAATAAGAAGAGGTTGGGCGGAGCTATAGACAATTTTGATCACCGCAAAGCTGAGGGAAGTAGAAAGGGTTCAAGGACTGAAGATACTGCTAAGAGGAATGTAGTGACTCATTCTTCATCATACTCTGAGAAAAAACTTCTTGAGAAACCGGGTTCATTTTTCCGGCCAGAAAAATGTCAGATGGCTTTGCAGAAATCATTATCAAGTAAGAATAGTCAGGGAAGTGAGGGGGATTCGGAGTCAGAGAACAGCGATACGTCATTGAAGCTAAGATCAAAGAATGTGGAAGCTCATAGTTCTATAAAGAGGATAATTTGTGAAGAGGAAAAGACTCCATGTGCACCAGCTATAACCAAAGATGGAAAATTCAGGCGTGGTAGTGGCACAGAGAAGCAAAAACTGCGTGAACGGATTAGGGAGATGCTTCTAAGTGCTGGTTGGACAATAGATTATAGGCCTAGGAGGAATAGAGACTATCTAGATGCTGTTTACATTAACCCTTCAGGAACAGCGTACTGGTCAATTATTAAGGCTTATGATGCACTTCAAAAGCAATCTAAAGATGAGGATGTTGAGGCTAAACCTATTGGGGACTGTTCTTCATTTGCTCCTATAGCAGATGAGGTCCTCAGCCAATTAACTAGGAAAACAcgaaagaaaattgagaaagaaatgaaaaagaatcgAAGGAATCACAGTGAGAGTGACAATGCAACAGAAGCGGCTGTGAAAAGATATCCAAGTACGAAGCGTGATGTGGAGAGCATGGACAGTTCTAGCCATGAAGAGAAACTAAGCTCCTTCATAAAGCAGGGTGGCAAGTCATTGAAGAatagaatgaatgaaaatggttcGGCCAGCGTCAACTCAAGATTTCAGAATTCTAATTATATGCATGATGACACTGAAAAACCATCCTCTGGATCCAATCCTCGGATGCCACAtggaagaaaaagtagaaaactTGGCAGATGTACTTTACTGGTTCGTAGTTCTAACAAGGGGCAAAATTCAGAAGCTGATGGTTTTGTTCCATATACTGGAAAGCGTACACTGCTTTCTTGGCTGATTGACTCTGGAACTGTGGGATTAAGCCAGAAGGTGCAGTATATGAACCGTCGGCGGACTCGTGTAATGCTTGAGGGCTGGATTACTCGAGATGGCATTCACTGTGGTTGCTGTAGTAAAATCCTCACAGTTTCAAAGTTTGAGATTCATGCAGGGAGCAAATTGCGCCAGCCATTTCAACACATATATCTAGACTCTGGGGTTTCTCTTCTCCAGTGCCAGATAGATGCATGGAATAGACAAGAAGAGTCTGAACGCATTGATTTCCACTCTATAGATATGGAAGGAGATGATCCAAACGACGACACTTGTGGCATCTGTGGCGATGGTGGGGATTTAATCTGTTGTGATGGTTGTCCATCAACATTTCATCAGAGTTGCTTGGATATAGCGGTATGTGTACTTTATTTTACTGCATTTGCACCAAGCCACGTGGTTCCTTGCATAATCCTATTTGTATCATACATTTCTTTTTGCAGTTCTTATAGATTTCCCATGCcattattttgtgtattttttaaagaacttgTTTACAAAAGACATTGAATCATAATATCGTCTCTTTTTTGGGGTGTGTTGGTCTGTAGAACTCTGTTGAGTGAAGTTAGATTTAGGTTCTGTGGCTGGAGGGAGTGCGCAGAAGGGAGGGGAATATCATTTCATCTTCCACTTTAAGACTTGAGGGGCACTTGTTTACAGAAGATATTTGAATCATTGAATGATGTTTCCTTTCGTGGTGGACCGTTATGGGGAGCTCTGTTAAGTGTGGTGAGATATATAGGTTATCATCTAATGATGAGTCCTTGCGTGGTAAACTGTTATGGGGAACTCTGTTGAGTTTGCTGAAATATATAGGTTGTGGTGCTTTTAGGTTGTTTGGATGGATGGGTGGAGGGAGCGAGGAGGCCCATGggggttatttatttattagataattttttatcagAACAAGTatttaggcatagcccaaatacacagggAGTCTACAAGAGAATGCCTAATTACAAGCTAGGATTTAGAAAAAGAACCACATAAGGCATACAAGAATCATTTTCCATGAGccttttggggggggggggggggggggggggggggggggggggggggggggggggggggggggggggtgttatATTAATGACTCAATGAGATTGGTCATTTAATTGGGCAATGCAGTATATTGGTATGATAACATGATGAAGTGTAAACTGTGTTTCTATTTGATTATTTGAACTTACAGAATTTTTGGTATGGAGATTCTATGATTCTATGTTGGATTTGTTTTTCCCTGTACCTTACTCATATATGCCAATTAATTAACTGTTAGACATCTGTTTGAATTGTTTAGTTTTGGGCTGTCATATAAATGTCTTACCTTCATTGTATGCTCCTTTGGCACTTGAGGCATTCATAGCGTTCTTCTTCTAACAGATGCTTCCACCCGGTGATTGGCACTGTCCAAATTGTACGTGCAAATTTTGTGGGGTTGTCAATGGGAACGTTTCTCAGGGAGATGATAAAATGGCCTCCACACTACTCAACTGTAGTTTGTGTGAGAAAAAATGTAAtgatcttctttctttctttcttggttttgagatttcaaatgGACTGAGTTTTCTCTCCTTGTTTTATCACTGCATTGACAATATTTTGGTTGGAATTCCTCTTTTGTAGATCATAAATTATGCATGCTGGAGATGGATGCTATTCACATCGATTTCAATAGCTTAGTCACTTCTTTTTGTGGGAAAAATTGTAAAGAGGTAATTTTTTAGGCTTCTGGTGCCTAATTATACTGAAGTCTTATAGTAGTTCAAAAGTATCTTTTAAGTTGTTTAATTAATTGTGCTTAGAAACTTGAAATGACTTGGTAACGTAGTAAGTTGGATAGAATATGACAAGTTATTATTCAACAATTTATAACGAAACATTGGTTAATGCTGTGGCTAGTTAGAATAGttctttttgttaatgattTTCCTGTCCTATCTGAAATCGGGTGTCAATGACTCAATCACATGCTAACACCTCTAGATTTAATGCAATCTAATGTTACATGACTTTGCCCTTTGAATTTCATAATAGCATATAGCACTAAGGTGCAGTCATGACATATTTGCACTATTTGGGAGGTTTTGTATATGATGACATCTTGTATGGGAGCTTTGTCCCTTTTGATGTTTCAGAAAtacatcaattttcttttttggtttatgTTAAACGTAGTAGTTGTTAGTATGGTTCTGCCTGTCTGTCTCATCAATTTGTAAACTTCTGTTAGGTATTTCTGAATgtactttgttgaattttactCTTGTTGTTTCTACAGCTCTTTGAGCATTTGCAGAAATATCTAGGAGTCAAACACGAACTGGAAGCAGGCTTTTCTTGGTCTCTTGTTCATAGAACAGATGAAGACTCAGATACATCTCTTCGAGGGATTCCTCAAAGGGTGGAATGCAATTCTAAGCTAGCCGTTGCACTTTCtgttatggatgaatgtttTTTGCCAATTGTTGACAGGAGGAGTGGGATTAATTTAATACATAATGTTCTTTATAATTGTGGGTAAGCTctaaattttgtaatattgcTTCGACCAATATAATGTAGATACCCATCTTAAGTAGGTATTCTTTCATTCCCtaatagaatatttattatatattaaaagtacAATAGGTATTGCTGTTGGCTAGTGGATGAGAGACTGTTTGAGTGAAGTATGCTATCTTAATGAACTGCCAACTTTGACTCTAGGATTTTCTGTGATAAGCTTTTTAGCGTTTGCTGAACTTCACGTCTGTTACATCTAGGCTTCCTGAaatagttttattcttatttttcttttgaatgatGCTTGGTCGGCTTAATGTATGTTTAAGTATTTTCATTTTAGTCGTTTAATGATTCTCCCGttggttgttttatttttatggctGTCTTGATTATTTTGGATATAGAAACATGTACAAGTACAATAATATGCATTCACGTAAATGGAGGAATGATTCTTTGGTAGCTGTTCCCAAGAACAATTTTCTGTTCCTGAGAACAGTTTTCCCAAAATGCCTCCCTAAATAAAATTcacttttgtaaaaaagaaaagaaaaactcagaTTGTGGATTTGAGGGTGGTCTTCCCTCCACTGTGTGCGGCAGGGGGAGATTTCCCACCCCTGGTAGCAAACCGCAGTGGCCGGGAGACCTCCCCCTCCAGCATGGTGTCGGTGGCGGCTCCGAGTGAGAAGGAGGGATTTTGCAGCCTGTGGCCGCCGCGAGTGAGTGGGGGAGATCTCCCCCATATCACATGCGGTCACCTGGGTAATAGCTGATACTTGTATGTGCAAGCTCTGAGAAATGTTCTGGAGTATTTAGGCGTAATAACTTATGTGTGTGCGTGTGCGCGCTGATCACTTTTGTGGAGCATTAAGGAGTATAAATGATACTCAccatagattttatattttatgtgaaagagtATGTGGTCCCATTTGTTTGATgttttagttttcctttttttttttccagatcaAACTTCAATCGGATGAACTATGGTGGCTTCTATACTGCTATTTTGGAGAGGggtgatgaaataatttctgCAGCATCTATCAGGTGCCAACTTCCCCTATGATGATTTATAAGCTCCTGTTAAGGGGTGCCAAGCTTTTTTTATACAAGTGTTTTGGAATGTGTGGATTAGTATGGAACTAAATTCTTACCATTACCTTTTAACTGCCTAGTTAAATTGTGGTATGAGGGAAGAGTTCCGTTTTGGAGGTCTTCAGATTTATGACTTTGGCTTGTGTACGTACATGGATTGTGATTCTTACCACTATGGTGTCTACTGCTTGGTTAGGTTCCATGGTACGAAGTTAGCTGAGATGCCATTTATTGGAACTCGCCATATATATAGGCGTCAAGGGATGTGCCGCCGGCTTTTTGCTGCTATTGAATCAGTAAGCTACAAGAACATGCCCTTGATGACTTCTCTAGCTTGGAAAAGAGATTGAAAATATTGCATCTTTGTTTACATTCTACTTGCTTGCTTTTCATGTATGCTACCGACTTCATCCTGTTTCTCTTCCATTTGAAGGCTCTCTGTGCTCTCAAGGTTGAGAAACTGATCATTCCTGCAATTGCCGAACTCATGCATACATGGACCGTGGTTTTTGGTTTCACTCCTCTCGAGGAATCACTTAAGCAAGAGATGAGATCAATGAATATGTTGGTCTTCCCTGGTACAGATATGTTACAGAAGCTACTACTGGAGCGAGAGAACATCGAAGGGAATGTGACTACCAGCATGGGTACTAGCTGTGGTGTTTGTAGCCTTTCCCTTAACCTTAGATTTATGGCCTATTGTTTAAGTCTCTATTTGTTTCT
Above is a genomic segment from Juglans microcarpa x Juglans regia isolate MS1-56 chromosome 1D, Jm3101_v1.0, whole genome shotgun sequence containing:
- the LOC121267806 gene encoding uncharacterized protein LOC121267806 isoform X1, which gives rise to MEEGLRSGRPSGLVVKNRNSSGCLIVRKKTVDGVGGVGSASSRKVFESKKDNKKKRLRLVLSDSGSSDELVPVPRRRVGPETVRVCNGLSAFEKGVVEESGIGRNKGRLEHSRHYEKGMIGKNGFDESDGKRGKLDVFEFDEYDGVDGERIRRKRFNGSGIEVEGRRFLGPMDMARSGNDREYETGPSRHGIGKRKNLYYDRNLGGCVDNTRVKMSRDGNQLPPSFLGDKLMSHPDQPIRVQGKNGVLRVMVNNKKRLGGAIDNFDHRKAEGSRKGSRTEDTAKRNVVTHSSSYSEKKLLEKPGSFFRPEKCQMALQKSLSSKNSQGSEGDSESENSDTSLKLRSKNVEAHSSIKRIICEEEKTPCAPAITKDGKFRRGSGTEKQKLRERIREMLLSAGWTIDYRPRRNRDYLDAVYINPSGTAYWSIIKAYDALQKQSKDEDVEAKPIGDCSSFAPIADEVLSQLTRKTRKKIEKEMKKNRRNHSESDNATEAAVKRYPSTKRDVESMDSSSHEEKLSSFIKQGGKSLKNRMNENGSASVNSRFQNSNYMHDDTEKPSSGSNPRMPHGRKSRKLGRCTLLVRSSNKGQNSEADGFVPYTGKRTLLSWLIDSGTVGLSQKVQYMNRRRTRVMLEGWITRDGIHCGCCSKILTVSKFEIHAGSKLRQPFQHIYLDSGVSLLQCQIDAWNRQEESERIDFHSIDMEGDDPNDDTCGICGDGGDLICCDGCPSTFHQSCLDIAMLPPGDWHCPNCTCKFCGVVNGNVSQGDDKMASTLLNCSLCEKKYHKLCMLEMDAIHIDFNSLVTSFCGKNCKELFEHLQKYLGVKHELEAGFSWSLVHRTDEDSDTSLRGIPQRVECNSKLAVALSVMDECFLPIVDRRSGINLIHNVLYNCGSNFNRMNYGGFYTAILERGDEIISAASIRFHGTKLAEMPFIGTRHIYRRQGMCRRLFAAIESALCALKVEKLIIPAIAELMHTWTVVFGFTPLEESLKQEMRSMNMLVFPGTDMLQKLLLERENIEGNVTTSMGAKQKECKGKHSTKHEVESKSDMGHDSQGCNSAASDHANNLITDENAATGSKSDKDFSAGHGPHGCDAAALCRANEITDQVVALDNKSDLNFSADPYKCDDACHRANEKTNEITATDNKSDMDSTAGHDSEGCDDASLPFANEITNDVAAADSSSLDASYDVTTPVSAQGTTCCDAHSEDKLAQSASGTKCMTSSDMIHDSLELENKPEINCPVVDNAESLKESDMDEAHEINISIGCLEPVLTLGGISAENATELIIENLDVSDSSQNGPAEGSLQVKSDSNLQVACERESRLHPFDDNSVTDALEGKTYL
- the LOC121267806 gene encoding uncharacterized protein LOC121267806 isoform X2, producing the protein MEEGLRSGRPSGLVVKNRNSSGCLIVRKKTVDGVGGVGSASSRKVFESKKDNKKKRLRLVLSDSGSSDELVPVPRRRVGPETVRVCNGLSAFEKGVVEESGIGRNKGRLEHSRHYEKGMIGKNGFDESDGKRGKLDVFEFDEYDGVDGERIRRKRFNGSGIEVEGRRFLGPMDMARSGNDREYETGPSRHGIGKRKNLYYDRNLGGCVDNTRVKMSRDGNQLPPSFLGDKLMSHPDQPIRVQGKNGVLRVMVNNKKRLGGAIDNFDHRKAEGSRKGSRTEDTAKRNVVTHSSSYSEKKLLEKPGSFFRPEKCQMALQKSLSSKNSQGSEGDSESENSDTSLKLRSKNVEAHSSIKRIICEEEKTPCAPAITKDGKFRRGSGTEKQKLRERIREMLLSAGWTIDYRPRRNRDYLDAVYINPSGTAYWSIIKAYDALQKQSKDEDVEAKPIGDCSSFAPIADEVLSQLTRKTRKKIEKEMKKNRRNHSESDNATEAAVKRYPSTKRDVESMDSSSHEEKLSSFIKQGGKSLKNRMNENGSASVNSRFQNSNYMHDDTEKPSSGSNPRMPHGRKSRKLGRCTLLVRSSNKGQNSEADGFVPYTGKRTLLSWLIDSGTVGLSQKVQYMNRRRTRVMLEGWITRDGIHCGCCSKILTVSKFEIHAGSKLRQPFQHIYLDSGVSLLQCQIDAWNRQEESERIDFHSIDMEGDDPNDDTCGICGDGGDLICCDGCPSTFHQSCLDIAMLPPGDWHCPNCTCKFCGVVNGNVSQGDDKMASTLLNCSLCEKKYHKLCMLEMDAIHIDFNSLVTSFCGKNCKELFEHLQKYLGVKHELEAGFSWSLVHRTDEDSDTSLRGIPQRVECNSKLAVALSVMDECFLPIVDRRSGINLIHNVLYNCGSNFNRMNYGGFYTAILERGDEIISAASIRFHGTKLAEMPFIGTRHIYRRQGMCRRLFAAIESALCALKVEKLIIPAIAELMHTWTVVFGFTPLEESLKQEMRSMNMLVFPGTDMLQKLLLERENIEGNVTTSMGAKQKECKGKHSTKHEVESKSDMGHDSQGCNSAASDHANNLITDENAATGSKSDKDFSAGHGPHGCDAAALCRANEITDQVVALDNKSDLNFSADPYKCDDACHRANEKTNEITATDNKSDMDSTAGHDSEGCDDASLPFANEITNDVAAADSSSLDASYDVTTPVSAQGTTCCDAHSEDKLAQSASGTKCMTSSDMIHDSLELENKPEINCPVVDNAESLKESDMDEAHEINISIGCLEPVLTLGGISAENATELIIENLDVSDSSQNGPAEGSLQGF